The genomic region GATCAAGGGTGCGGGTACGCGCAGCATCATGGATGACCGTGCGAATACAATAGTGGGCCAGTAATAACCCATATAATTCTTGGATGACCCCAACGGGCTGCTGGCTTCGCAACGGCTGTCGCGCAATGCGTTGATGGGTATCAAGTTCATCAATGGCCAACGCAATCTCCCACCGTTCGTGATAGGCGCACACGAGATCAGCGGCGGGATAGCGGCTCGGATCGAGCAAGCTCGTCACCACACGATGCATCGTCGTGGTATCCCCTAGGGCCGGATCGGTGAGCCGGTAGGAGATCATGCGTAATTGGATGCCCCCCTCCCGCACGGGACGACCGTGGTTAACGGGGGTGATCGTAATCAAGGCTGACCCATCGGCCAAGGTCTCGTAGATCTGGGGGCGGACACTGAGTGACAACCGTGCAAGGACCTGTGCACCCCGTGCTTGCGCCTGCGCAAACATCCGATAAGAATGGAAGCCACGATCCCACATTAAGAGCATATTCGGTTGGAGTTTGCGCAACATGGGGTTAAACGCAGATTCCCCTATAGGCATCAACCTTAGCCGCTCCCAGCAGTTAAGGCCAACAACCGCTGCGCTGTCGATGGCCGTTTTTGACGTTTCTGCACCCGCGCCAACCGCCCAATGATGCTAGCAAGGGTCGTGAGCACCGTCTCCAATTGCTCACGACATCCGCGACTGCTCGCCAGATCGGTCGCATAGGCCATCACGATTTGCGCCGCTTTGAACAGACTGCGTTCCGCCGTATCCCACGCACTTGCCACCAGAATCCACTGCTGGAACACCAGTCCAAGCAATTTCGCATAGATTTCGCACAAAATCCGGGCAGGTTTTTTCGTTCGCCATTCATCCACGTGGCCATGACTCTTCCACAATTTAAACAACAGCTCGATCTGCCAGCGCATTTTCAATAAGACCATGGCCTCGGTGAGGCCGAGCTTGTCTTCCGGCGCGTTCGTGATAACCACCGTCCATGCCGCCAGATCCATGGCAGCGTTGGAGACCGGGCGGCACTTGTCATGCGCCTCGTCTTGTACCCGCTGGCGACGTTGTGCCGCCACGGCATCGGGGACGCGTTGCACCAATAAGCGGGCCGCGAGTCGCTCCTTGCTTCCAACCAGCACCGTCCCTTCCCAGTGATCCGCGTCCCCCAACCCCGTCACGACCTCCAGAATTGACTGTTCTTTCTGTCCTGGCAGCCGAATCCGACTGTGACTCTGGACGCGTGACAGCCAATACACCTCGGCGGCAGCAAGCTCACGAAAGATACGGATGTTGTAGAAGCCGAGGTCAGCGAGCCGGAGACTTCCGGCAGGCAGCGGGGCACGTTGAACCAGTAACACCTGATCCGAAGCCCGTCCGTCCGTGAGGTCGATCCCACACAGGGTTCCGGTGAGGAGATCGAGCTGGACACCACATTTCAAGCCTGCCGTCCCGCGTGCCGAAGCATTGCCACAGCCACGATACGTGGTCGCCAGCGCATCAGGCAGGCCGATCGTCGTGCTGTCATGAATACGCACGCT from Herpetosiphon gulosus harbors:
- a CDS encoding IS4 family transposase: MTFTPSTLVQTLVYGWLANPTASLGQLAQMAARVGATVSPQAIDRRFTLATVDLLHHVLLASMEYAISADPVAVSILQRFTSVRIHDSTTIGLPDALATTYRGCGNASARGTAGLKCGVQLDLLTGTLCGIDLTDGRASDQVLLVQRAPLPAGSLRLADLGFYNIRIFRELAAAEVYWLSRVQSHSRIRLPGQKEQSILEVVTGLGDADHWEGTVLVGSKERLAARLLVQRVPDAVAAQRRQRVQDEAHDKCRPVSNAAMDLAAWTVVITNAPEDKLGLTEAMVLLKMRWQIELLFKLWKSHGHVDEWRTKKPARILCEIYAKLLGLVFQQWILVASAWDTAERSLFKAAQIVMAYATDLASSRGCREQLETVLTTLASIIGRLARVQKRQKRPSTAQRLLALTAGSG